A window of Acinetobacter sp. TR3 contains these coding sequences:
- the eno gene encoding phosphopyruvate hydratase, with product MSQIVDIRAREILDSRGNPTIEADVILESGVVGRACAPSGASTGSREALELRDGDKARYLGKGVRTAVNNVNTIIRDALVGKSVFEQKDIDNTMIELDGTENKEKLGANATLAVSLAAARAAADEKKIPLFQYIADLRGQTILTMPVPMMNIINGGSHADNNVDIQEFMIEPVGFGSFAEALRAGAEIFHSLKSVLNKKGLNTAVGDEGGFAPNLRSNEEAITVILEAIGQTGYKAGSDIMLALDCASSEFYKNGQYILAGEGNKAFTSNQFSDYLAGLVNQYPIISIEDGLDESDWEGWSYLTSILGDKIQLVGDDLFVTNPKILQRGINEKVGNSILIKYNQIGTLTETLDAIYLAKANGYSTVISHRSGETEDSTIADLAVGTAAGQIKTGSLCRSDRVAKYNQLLRIEELTNAAYRGKAEFKGLK from the coding sequence ATGAGCCAAATCGTTGACATCCGTGCACGTGAAATTTTGGACTCTCGTGGTAACCCAACCATCGAAGCAGATGTAATTTTAGAATCTGGCGTTGTTGGTCGTGCATGTGCGCCATCTGGTGCTTCGACTGGTTCTCGTGAAGCCTTAGAACTTCGTGATGGTGATAAAGCACGTTACTTAGGTAAAGGTGTTCGTACAGCAGTTAATAACGTAAATACGATTATCCGTGATGCTTTAGTCGGCAAATCAGTATTTGAACAAAAAGACATCGATAACACGATGATCGAACTTGATGGTACTGAAAACAAAGAAAAATTGGGTGCAAATGCAACTTTAGCAGTATCGTTAGCTGCTGCACGTGCTGCTGCTGATGAAAAGAAAATTCCTCTTTTCCAATACATCGCAGACCTACGTGGTCAAACGATTTTGACTATGCCTGTACCAATGATGAACATCATCAATGGTGGTTCGCATGCAGATAACAATGTTGATATTCAAGAGTTTATGATTGAGCCTGTAGGCTTTGGTTCATTCGCTGAAGCATTACGTGCGGGTGCTGAAATCTTCCATTCTCTAAAATCAGTTTTAAACAAAAAGGGTTTAAATACTGCTGTAGGTGATGAAGGTGGTTTTGCACCGAACTTACGTTCAAACGAAGAAGCAATCACTGTTATTCTTGAAGCGATTGGTCAAACGGGTTACAAAGCGGGTTCTGACATTATGTTAGCACTTGACTGTGCATCTTCAGAATTTTACAAAAATGGTCAGTACATCCTTGCAGGTGAAGGCAATAAAGCATTCACAAGCAATCAATTCTCTGATTATTTAGCTGGTCTTGTAAATCAATACCCAATCATCTCGATTGAAGATGGTCTAGATGAATCTGATTGGGAAGGTTGGAGCTACTTAACCTCAATCCTTGGTGACAAAATCCAGTTGGTTGGCGATGATTTGTTCGTAACCAATCCTAAGATTTTACAACGTGGTATCAATGAGAAAGTAGGTAACTCTATTCTCATCAAATATAACCAGATTGGTACATTGACTGAAACTTTAGATGCAATTTACCTTGCTAAAGCGAATGGCTATAGCACTGTAATTTCACACCGTTCTGGTGAAACTGAAGATTCTACAATTGCTGACTTGGCAGTAGGTACAGCGGCAGGTCAAATCAAGACGGGTTCACTATGCCGTTCTGACCGTGTAGCGAAATATAACCAATTACTTCGTATTGAAGAATTAACGAACGCAGCTTACCGCGGTAAAGCTGAATTCAAAGGTCTAAAATAA
- the kdsA gene encoding 3-deoxy-8-phosphooctulonate synthase: MSQLKPQEVVRLGDIQMANHLPFVLFGGMNVLESKDLAFEIAETYVDICKRLDIPYVFKASFDKANRSSLNSYRGPGLEKGIEWLADIKKHFNVPIITDVHEPYQAAPVAEVADIIQLPAFLSRQTDLVEAMAKTQAIINIKKAQFLAPHEMRHILHKCLEAGNDKLILCERGSAFGYNNLVVDMLGFDIMKEMNVPVFFDVTHALQTPGGRADSAGGRRAQITTLARAGMATGLAGLFLEAHPEPEIAKCDGPCALRLSQLEPFLAQLKELDTLVKGFKKLDTH, from the coding sequence ATGTCACAATTAAAACCACAAGAAGTTGTACGTTTAGGCGATATACAAATGGCAAATCATTTGCCATTTGTATTATTTGGCGGAATGAACGTATTAGAGTCAAAAGATTTAGCATTTGAAATTGCTGAAACTTATGTTGATATTTGCAAACGCTTAGATATCCCTTATGTATTTAAGGCAAGCTTTGATAAAGCAAACCGTTCAAGCCTAAACTCTTATCGTGGACCGGGTTTGGAGAAAGGAATTGAATGGCTCGCGGACATTAAAAAGCATTTTAATGTGCCAATTATTACGGACGTTCATGAACCTTACCAAGCAGCGCCTGTTGCTGAAGTTGCGGACATTATCCAACTCCCAGCTTTCTTAAGTCGCCAGACTGATCTTGTTGAAGCAATGGCAAAAACACAAGCCATTATCAATATCAAAAAAGCACAATTCTTAGCACCACACGAAATGCGCCATATTTTGCATAAGTGTTTGGAAGCTGGAAACGATAAACTCATTCTTTGTGAACGTGGTTCAGCATTTGGCTATAACAACTTAGTTGTAGATATGCTTGGCTTCGACATTATGAAAGAAATGAACGTACCCGTATTCTTTGATGTAACGCATGCATTACAAACGCCTGGTGGACGTGCTGACTCTGCTGGTGGTCGCCGTGCTCAAATCACGACTTTAGCGCGTGCAGGTATGGCAACAGGTTTAGCGGGTCTGTTCTTGGAAGCACATCCAGAACCTGAAATCGCAAAATGTGATGGACCGTGTGCTTTGCGTTTATCTCAGCTTGAGCCATTCTTGGCGCAATTAAAAGAATTGGATACTTTAGTTAAAGGATTCAAAAAGTTAGATACCCATTGA
- the ftsB gene encoding cell division protein FtsB, with amino-acid sequence MIEMFRSTSSKLILVLVIALVTSLQYQFWLGEGGYFPHQALTQQIKQQAEVNTELKERNRILAAEVFDLKNGTEAIEEHARLDLGLVKPNETFVQMSTISTHYKPIYIDPNAKIDAATNENPD; translated from the coding sequence ATGATAGAAATGTTTCGATCGACCTCGAGTAAATTGATTCTAGTGCTTGTCATCGCTTTGGTGACAAGTTTACAGTATCAATTTTGGCTAGGTGAGGGAGGGTATTTTCCTCATCAAGCCTTGACTCAACAGATTAAACAACAAGCAGAAGTAAATACGGAGCTTAAAGAGCGCAATCGTATTTTAGCAGCCGAAGTTTTCGACTTGAAAAATGGAACGGAAGCGATTGAAGAACATGCACGTTTGGATTTAGGTTTGGTTAAACCTAATGAAACTTTTGTGCAGATGAGCACAATCAGTACCCATTATAAACCGATTTATATTGATCCAAATGCAAAAATAGATGCAGCAACAAATGAAAACCCAGACTAA
- the ispD gene encoding 2-C-methyl-D-erythritol 4-phosphate cytidylyltransferase, whose product MKTQTKLWAVVPAAGSGSRFSKTELKQYQYIQNRTVLEHTVNRLNTLDLAGCVLAIGENDNFARTLSFDHKQKLHFCLGGVERVNSVLNALIYLSDIADENDWVLVHDAARPCVTTACLEKLVKSAIDSDQSNILAIPVRDTLKQVLNQNQIEKTVSRALLWQAQTPQMAKLGILRKAIEKSLLDNILITDEASALEYINEPVHVVQGRSDNIKITYTDDLELARLILQSQQHT is encoded by the coding sequence ATGAAAACCCAGACTAAGCTGTGGGCTGTTGTTCCAGCCGCAGGTTCTGGCAGTCGTTTTTCGAAAACTGAATTAAAACAATATCAATATATTCAAAATCGTACTGTGCTTGAGCATACCGTTAATCGATTAAATACACTGGATTTAGCTGGTTGTGTACTTGCAATCGGTGAGAATGATAATTTTGCTCGAACACTTTCTTTTGATCATAAACAGAAATTACATTTTTGTTTAGGTGGAGTCGAACGAGTAAATTCTGTGCTCAATGCATTAATTTACTTATCTGATATTGCGGATGAAAATGATTGGGTATTGGTGCATGATGCTGCACGTCCATGTGTGACAACAGCATGCTTAGAAAAATTAGTAAAATCGGCAATCGACTCAGATCAAAGTAACATTTTAGCGATACCAGTCCGTGATACGCTTAAACAAGTACTCAATCAAAATCAAATTGAAAAAACAGTAAGTCGTGCGTTGTTATGGCAAGCACAAACACCGCAAATGGCTAAATTAGGTATTTTACGAAAAGCTATTGAAAAATCATTATTGGATAATATTCTAATTACAGATGAAGCAAGCGCTTTGGAATATATAAATGAACCTGTACACGTCGTACAAGGACGTTCAGACAATATTAAAATTACCTATACCGATGATTTAGAATTGGCTCGATTAATTCTTCAATCACAGCAACATACTTAA